A genomic window from Silene latifolia isolate original U9 population chromosome 11, ASM4854445v1, whole genome shotgun sequence includes:
- the LOC141614609 gene encoding uncharacterized protein LOC141614609 produces the protein MPEFRKAKLGEDFDTFRMTEYMTVDTYHRKFRLLASYIDEFARNETMLAMRFERGLTVDIKKRLTAAPSTTVQDIYLRAGAAERLSEQIKEEKKGKAEKRKLETASDNAGAKRPNSGKFGGYSTNSAPGGMGNQSGGSYRSASMGGNAPKVTCFGCGKLGHKQLECRISGGNQTGGFRTPTSGYIGSRTAGSGYNNYRTPNPGYGGGARSGASNSYQGSYNNYHNRSQLNRPSGSGNFQRNQNEGNKQPGTAPSSQSGAKSSGKLFTMGKEAAEEDAHVVTEGEFVVEYY, from the coding sequence ATGCCAGAGTTCAGGAAAGCTAAGCTCGGGGAGGACTTTGATACATTCCGGATGACAGAGTATATGACGGTGGACACTTATCACAGGAAATTCCGACTGTTGGCGTCATACATCGACGAATTCGCTAGGAATGAGACCatgctggctatgaggtttgaAAGGGGACTGACGGTggacatcaagaagaggctcacgGCAGCTCCGTCTACCACCGTTCAGGACATCTACCTGAGGGCTGGTGCTGCTGAGAGGCTCTCTGAGCAGATCAAGGAGGAGAAGAAAGGAAAGGCTGAGAAGAGAAAGCTGGAAACTGCCAGTGATAATGCTGGGGCCAAGAGGCCGAATTCAGGCAAGTTCGGTGGATACTCCACCAATAGTGCTCCTGGGGGTATGGGGAATCAAAGCGGAGGCAGTTACAGGAGTGCTAGTATGGGAGGTAATGCGCCCAAGGTCACTTGTTTCGGCTGTGGGAAGTTGGGGCACAAACAGTTGGAGTGCAGAATTTCTGGAGGAAACCAAACTGGGGGTTTCCGGACACCTACATCTGGGTACATCGGATCTCGTACAGCGGGGTCAGGGTACAACAACTACCGTACCCCTAACCCTGGCTATGGAGGAGGTGCCCGATCTGGGGCAAGTAACAGTTAtcaaggaagctacaacaactatcACAACCGTAGCCAGCTGAACCGGCCCAGTGGGAGTGGCAATTTTCAGAGGAACCAGAATGAAGGGAACAAGCAACCTGGTACGGCTCCATCTAGTCAGTCTGGAGCTAAGTCCAGTGGCAAGCTCTTTACCATGGGAAAggaagcagctgaggaggatgctcacgtagtgactg